In Oligoflexia bacterium, a single window of DNA contains:
- a CDS encoding sterol desaturase family protein: MSNIIFKPEYIRLFIFLLGLIVFSSLEFFFPYRLRSLKRRERWPANILMALSANFLIKLLLPTGLIFFSLYAAEHKIGFFNNTKINPIVQLFFSLLILDFGIYVQHIVFHKVPLFWRFHKVHHADIDLDASSALRFHPLEIIVSLLYKGIIVIALGISVQAVLIFEILLNFMAMFNHANIHIPKKIERLLRFFIVTPQMHIVHHSIDRKQSDTNYGFNLSIWDKLFKTYQAQFKNDTSIGLSYYRKASEHRFIKILFLPFKHLKQAYDD, from the coding sequence ATGTCTAACATAATTTTTAAACCAGAATATATACGGCTTTTTATTTTTTTACTGGGCTTGATTGTTTTTTCCAGTCTAGAATTTTTCTTTCCTTACCGTTTAAGAAGCTTAAAACGCCGTGAACGTTGGCCAGCTAATATATTGATGGCACTATCCGCTAATTTTCTTATAAAATTACTTCTTCCAACTGGGCTTATCTTTTTTTCTTTGTATGCCGCTGAGCATAAAATAGGGTTTTTTAATAATACAAAAATTAACCCAATCGTTCAGCTGTTTTTTTCATTGCTGATTTTGGATTTTGGAATTTATGTTCAGCATATTGTATTCCATAAAGTTCCTCTATTTTGGCGCTTTCATAAAGTTCACCATGCAGATATAGACTTGGATGCGAGCAGCGCTTTGCGCTTTCACCCTCTAGAAATTATTGTTTCATTACTTTACAAAGGTATAATTGTTATTGCCTTGGGTATTTCTGTTCAAGCCGTTTTAATCTTTGAAATTCTTTTAAATTTTATGGCCATGTTTAATCATGCCAATATTCATATTCCTAAAAAAATAGAGCGTTTGTTACGTTTTTTTATTGTTACTCCACAAATGCATATTGTTCATCACTCTATTGATAGAAAACAATCTGATACCAATTATGGTTTTAATTTATCGATTTGGGATAAACTATTTAAAACGTATCAAGCTCAATTTAAAAATGACACTAGCATCGGACTATCATATTATAGAAAAGCGTCTGAGCACCGATTTATCAAAATTTTATTTCTTCCTTTTAAACACCTTAAACAAGCCTATGATGATTAA
- a CDS encoding rhodanese-like domain-containing protein, which produces MSLQLPQSKILLVLVTLFSGAFLLLLLWLKQPFSPKIQTVSKQEIKNLLAQEKTNNSPILIDLRTDWEIKKTGKIPGAIHINYFSFNFSEKLKALDPNKSYIVYCWVGVRSNKAAQKMHSMGLDVIDYHGGMKDWLK; this is translated from the coding sequence ATGTCCCTTCAGCTACCACAAAGCAAAATACTTCTCGTTTTAGTTACATTGTTTAGTGGTGCTTTTTTATTATTGCTTTTATGGTTAAAACAACCCTTTTCACCAAAAATACAAACTGTTTCCAAACAAGAGATAAAAAACCTCTTAGCTCAAGAAAAAACAAACAACAGCCCAATCTTGATTGACTTAAGAACAGACTGGGAAATAAAAAAAACCGGGAAAATTCCCGGTGCAATCCACATCAATTATTTTTCTTTTAACTTTTCTGAAAAACTTAAAGCATTGGATCCAAATAAAAGTTATATTGTTTATTGTTGGGTTGGGGTTCGTTCAAATAAAGCTGCTCAAAAAATGCATTCTATGGGTTTAGATGTCATTGACTATCATGGTGGTATGAAAGACTGGCTAAAATAA